Part of the Sporosarcina sp. FSL K6-2383 genome is shown below.
GATACGAAAACAAATAAGAAGATGATCGATAGCTATCGCAACCATTGGAAAAAGTTTTCAGACAAACAGACGAAGGGTACTGTACCAGCTCCAAGTAAGCCAGTAGAGTCGCCGGCTCCAGTTAAGCCAGTTGAAAAACCAGCGCAGACTAAGCCGACACCTGCACCAACACCGGAAAAACCTAGTGAGGTAACACCGGAGAAACCAGTTGAAACACCACAAGATGCATCTATTTCAGCCATTGAAAAAGCGGTTCTAGACTTAACAAATGCAGAAAGACAAAAAGCGGGTCTTAAACCACTACAAACTGACAAAAACTTGATGAATTCTGCACGTCAGAAATCAGCAGATATGGCTTCAAAAAATTACTTTTCACATACAAGCCCAACATACGGATCTCCATTTGATCAAATGAAGGCTAATGGTGTCACGTACAAAGCAGCAGCTGAAAATATCGCAATGGGTCAACGTACAGCTGAGGAAGTTGTCAAAGGCTGGATGGAGTCTCCAGGACATAGACAAAATATTTTAACGCCTGGATATACACACATCGGTATTGGTTATGATAAAAACGGTAACTACTGGACACAACAATTCATTCAAAAATAAATATAATTTAGGAGTCATCCTTTGTCCCGGAATCGTTCCGGGACAGAGGATGGCTCTTTTTTGATGGCTAACCTCTTTATAGAGAACGTTTAAAACATTTTTGCGTAGCGCATACTTTCTCAAGAGGTGAATGTTTTGGATGAAGTAAAATCGAATGATAGCTTGATTTTATATATACAAAATTTATTTCATAATTCCGCAGATTTGATTGTAAGGAAGATTTCTTGGAAAGATGAAGTTGCGACTATCTGTTTTTTCAATACATTGACGGAAAGCAGCGATGTGAACAGACAAATTGAAATTCTTCGTCATCGCTCCATTGCCGATCTTCCAAATTGGGAGGGAACAGCAGCCTCAAGTGTAGTAGCCTTTTCAGCCTCAAAATTGATTGAGAGCGTTACAAACGGATTTGTTGCAGTTTATTTTCCATCAACGAATCTGCTAATGATTATTACAATTCCCTCTTTTGAAGTACGTTCAACGTCTGAACCGAGCAATGAACTTGTCATTCGTGGTTCTCATGAAGGCTTCGTGGAAGACACCTCCAAAAATATTTCTCTCATTCGAAAACATCTATTCATACCGAATTTAGTTGTGAAAGATGTGCGGCTCGGGAAAGACACAAATACGAAAGTTACGTATCTCTATATTGATTCAATCGCCGAAAAAGATGTTGTAGGGGATGTTAAAACACGCATTGAAAATATCGATACACCTAAAATATACAGTATCGGACAAATCGAAGATTATTTGGAGGATTCAGTTTGGTCTCCTTTCCCGCAGTTTCTGAATACGGAAAGGCCGGATCGTGTTGTTGCGAATTTACTGGAAGGAAAAATCGTTATTTTCACCGACCAGTCTCCTTCAGCACTCATTGCACCAGTTACATTTTTTTCTTTTTTCGAGTCGCCGGATGATTTTAATGGGCGCGTCTTGGTCGGTACTTTCTTTCGTATTCTTAGGATGTCTAGTTTCCTGGTGGCCGTTTTCCTGCCTGCATTTTATATTGCTGTGGTCGGTTTTCATTCGGAAATTTTGCCGTTTGATATAGCTAGAAAAGTAAAAATAGCTGTTGAATTTATCCCGTACCGTCCAATTATTGAGGCACTGATTGTGGAAATATTCATAGAAATCATCCGGGAAGCGACAATCCGGTTACCGGCACCGATTGGTCCTACAATCGGGATAGTCGGGGGCTTAGTAATCGGGGATGCGATTGTCAATGCGGGTCTTGTGTCGAATTTGATGGTTGTCGTCGTAGCGATGACTGCAATTTCAAGTTTTGTCGTGCCGAGTGTCGAAATGAACACGACCATACGGATTATCCGATTTCCGTTCATGCTTGCAGCCACTTTTTTTGGTTTTTTTGGCATTGCCATTGGGACACTCATCTTATTTATTCATATGATGAATCGGTCTTCGCTGAATCAACCCTATTTGTCACCGGTCGTACCCTTTGACCCATCGAGATTCAAAAATGTTTTCTTTAGGATCCCCTATTATAAAAATCATAAACAACAACAAACATTTACACATGGTGGTAGCAAGCAGAAGAAGGTGGAGAAAACTTGAACTTCAATTTATCAAGAAATCAGTTTTTCCTCCTTCTTTTTATTATCCAGACAGGGTCGTCATTCTTCTCCTTCCCAGCCCCATTTATAAATGCATCTGGTAGGGATGCATGGCTTATCTTTCTCGTTGCGGGTGCTTTTCATTACATGATGTTGCTCTTCTATGAACAAAATTACAGACACTTTACGATTGGTCCATTTGTTGGATGGTTGTACAAAGGATACTGGCTTTTTGTGACCGTCGTTTATCTTGCATATGTTGATTATACATTAGCGGTATGGGGGTTCCCAGAAACACCACAAATCATTGTCATCACAATACTCGTAAGTGTATCTCTGTATGCAAATTTGAGCAGGGCGGAAACAGTCATCAATTTGTCAGTTATGCTGATTCCACTCATCATTCTATTTTTAATTTTCCTACAGTTTGCTTGGAAAGATCTGGTGTGGACAAATCTTTTTCCGGTGGGGGAATCAAAGGGTGGGGAATGGGCTAAAGGGCTTCTCAAAGCACAGATTGCTTTCATAGGCATTGAATTGTATTTGTTTTTCAGAAAGCATGTTGACATAAAACAGAAAATAAAAGGCTTTCCGTTATTTGTCTACCAACTGGTGTGGCTGATCTTCTTTTTTTTCTCTATCATATTAATGCTCTTATATTTCACACTTCCCGGATTAGAAAGAATCCCTGAACCGCTTTTATTTCTATTGAAAGCCCAAGAAGTGACTTTTGCTGAGCGTCTCGACTTGTTTTTTCTATACATTTGGACGGTTTGGACCATTGTTACCGTGACCATATTCTCCTTTGCTGCAATGTATGTTCACCGGCTTCATACAAACGAGCATCACAAAAGGGATACAATCATTTGGCACGTACTACTCGTGTTATTACCATTGCTCTTTTTATCCAAAGAAGCTATCGAAAAACTAAATGATATTATCATTTATGTGTATCTTGTTTTTGGCATACTCATTCCGTTCATCGTCATCAATACGAATCGGAGGAAATCAAAATGAAGAAAATCACACTGATTTCCATCGCCTGTTCTTTTTTACTGGCAGGATGTTGGGATGAACGGCTATACAAGGATATTACCATCGTTCCGATCATCGGGTATGAGGGGGAACCTGGAAAATGGACAGGATACTTTACACATGCTGTCGTCGCCGCCCCAGATAGCATCGGTTTTACGACTGTTGAAGGAAGTGGTGTTTCCGTAGAGGAAGCCCGGCTCGATGCAAATCGGAAGACGAGTGAAGCACTCGATCCTTCACAAGTGCTAATCGTACTTCTCACTACAGAAGCTGTTAAGACGAATCTCACGGAGACCTTCGATGTAGCCTACAGAATGCCAAGTACCCGGTTGAGCAGTCGATTCGTGGTGGTGGAAGGGGAAATGGCTCCTTATATGGAGAAGACAGAAAATATGGGCAAAGAGCTCCCCGATTACTATGATGAAAATTTGAAAACTGCTGTATATTCCTCCGTTATTCCGGACGGTGATATCCAGTTAGCTACACGATTACTATTGGACGAAGCGATTGACCTTCAGTTGCCTTACATGAAAATGTCCGAAACGACAGGGACACCTGAAGTCGCAGGAGTCGCTTTGTTCAGTGACAAAGTTTTTTCAGGTCACACATTGGACGCGAAGGAGTCGATGACCGTTCAAATTCTTAAGAAGAGACCTGGAAAGTATGCGATGTTCACATATGAGTGGAAAAAAGATAGTAAAATATATCCGGTTACTGTGACACTAGTCACATACGACAAGAAATGGGACATACAGGACAGTAAGATTAATGCGACATATAAAATGAAATTCAGTGTCAATGAATTTGCCTATAATCATCTGGATAAAGAGAAAACAAGGAAGGAAGTAGAAAAATTCCTTTCGGAAGAGCTGTCAAAGGATTTCAACGAAGTGATTAAAAAATTACAAGAAGCGAAAAGTGACCCTGTCGGCTTTGGCAGAACTGTCCGCGCCTTCCATCCTCGACTATGGAAAAAGGGAAAATGGCAAGATACGTTTTCTGAGCTCGATATCCATGTAAGGGTCGAGGCGAAAATCACAAGAACTGGTATATTGAATTGAACAGCACAAAACCCGCGATGCATATGTAGCTTCACTTCGCGGGTTTTATTTTTAATTGAATTTCTTTTTTTGAATGTAGATAAGTCGAATTGTTAGTGTAATCGCTCCGACAGTTAGACCAGCAATAAGACCAACCCAGTATCCATAGGGCCCTAAATCAGTGTGCGTCGCCATCAAATAACCAATCGGCAAACCGAGTACCCAATATGATATGATCGCCATAACGAACGTCATATTGACATCTTTATAGCCGCGTAATGCTCCTTGAACTGGAGCTTGTATCGCATCCGAAAATTGGAACAACGCAGCGAAGATAAAGAACTGTATTGCCAATGCAATGATTTTCGCATCTGTCGTATAAAGGGAAGCAATCGGTTCTCTGAATATTAACAGAATCCCAATCGATAGGAAGCTGAATGCAATGGCCAACCCGACGCCGAGAAAGCTATATTGCTTAGCATCGCGCATTTGCCCGGCGCCGACAGCTTGTCCAACGAGAATGGTTGCACCCATCGAAATACTAAGTGGAATCATATACAACAGCGATGTGAAATTCAGTGCAATCTGATGCGCAGATATGACTGCTGTTGAATAATTACTCATCATTAATGTGACAGCAGAAAAAATACTCGTTTCAACAAAAATTGAAATGCCGATTGGTACGCCGATGAACAGGATTTCTTTCCATCTTGAAAAAGAAATCCTTTCCCACCCCTTAAATAGTGTAAATTCTTTAAATGGTTTGCGTATCCAGGCGACTGAACAGGCGATAAAGAATACGAACCAATAGGTGATCCCTGATGCATAGCCAGCCCCCGCACCTCCGAGCTCTGGAAAACCAAAACTACCATAAATGAGCAGATAGTTAAGGACGATGTTAATGGGTGCGGATAGCAGGATGATAAACATCGACACCCGCGTTGCACCGAATCCATCGAAAAACGAACGCAATACAGTATAAGCAAATAGTGGAAAAAGACCGATGCTCATTCCTTTCAAATAATTTGCCGCCACAATGCGAACCGGTTCTTCGAGTGGCATTACTTCTAGTACAGGTGTAACGGCGAATACAATGATGGCATAGACAATCGCTGCAAGTGCGACTGCAACATAAAGACCTTGTTGTACAGAAGGTCGAACCTCATCACGCTGGCGTGCCCCTATATGTTGGGCGATAATTGGTGTGAGCCCCATTAAAATCCCAGCAAGCCCTGTATAGACAGGAACCCAGAAAGACGATCCAATGGTAACGCCAGCAAGATGGTATGTATCGTAACGACCTGTCATTAAAATATCGAAAAACGTCATCATATATAGAGCAACTTGGGTAATTAGTATCGGCATGACAATTGTCGCAAGTTTAAACGGTTTTTTTCGAAGAGTAAGTGTGTTTTCCAAATAAATCATCCTTTTCTACAGATAGCTATCATTGTATCATGATTCATTTGCTATAATAGCAAAGAAGTATCTTATTCAATTATTTATTAATGTAAATGAGGTGAAAGGTCATGAAAAGACCGGTAGTTTTATTAACAGGGGGCGGCACGGCAGGGCATGTATCCGTGAATCAAGCGCTTATTCCTGTATTCGAAGAAAAAGGATATGAAATTCATTACATAGGTTCGCATACTGGAATCGAAAAGGAATTGATTGGCAATGGACATCCCGAGGTTATCTATCATGCTATTCAAAGTGGGAAAGTAAGGCGTTATTTCTCTATGAAAAACTTTTCGGACCCGTTTCGCGTAGGTGCAGGCATTATGCAAGCATTAGCAATTATTCGAAAAGTAAAGCCGGAAATTATTTTTTCAAAAGGCGGATTCGTTTCAGTACCAGTAGTTCTTGCTGCCAAACTAGCAAAAGTTCCAGTTGTTGTCCATGAATCGGACTTGACGCCTGGTCTTGCCAATAAACTGGCGCTACCATTTTCCAATCAAATCTTCACAGTTTTTGAACAAACATTAGACTATGTGCCAGCAGAAAAATCGACTTGTACTGGAGCAATTATTAGACCGGAATTATTTGAGGGGATACGGGAAGACGGATTGCAGCTCGCTCGTTTATCCGGAAATAAACCAGTTCTCCTGATTATGGGAGGGAGCCAAGGTTCGGCAGTTATTAATGAGGCCATTCGGAAAGATTTAGTAGCAATCTTACAGCAGTTTGATGTTATTCATCTTTGTGGAAAAGATAATGTGGATGACAAGTTAGAAAGTATGGCGGGTTACACACAATTTGAATACGTGACAGATGGATTACCGGATCTTTTAGCCGCATCCGACTTTGCCGTATCAAGAGCAGGATCGAATGCTATCTTTGAATTGTTGGCTTTGCGGAAGCCGATGCTGCTTATTCCACTATCAGCTGTGAAAAGTAGAGGCGATCAAATTTTGAATGCCACTCATTTTCAAAAGCTTGGCTATGCGCATGTACTCCAAGAAGAGGAAATTACCAATCGGACTTTATCGACAAAATTCTCGGTTTTACTAGAGACTGAACAACAATTAATTGAAAAAATGAAGAAGTCTTTGCTACCAAAAACACCCGAAGAGATGGTGGAAATGATTTTGTTGTATCGAAATTAGTTGAACAGACAAATCTCTATAAAGTCACAAAAATTAATAGGTTGCAAGTAATTTAAAACAGGTGTAATGTAGTCCCGGGCACAAAAGTTTCACAATTGACGCTAAACCCTTTCAGTTAAAGAGTTTGCGTGGTAATATTAATAAGGATAAAAAATAAAATCACAATATGCCAGTAGGCAAATGTGGAGGTCATTTTACATGTCGAACAATGTTGACTACCATCGTTCCCCGTATGCAGTATTTTCGGGTCCAAACCTTGGGTATGTAATGGAAATGTATGAAGTGTTCAAAGTATCACCTGAGTCTGTGGACGCTGAACTTGCGGACATGTTCCGACGTTTCGGTGCGCCTATCATTGACGAGGGGAAACAAACTGAAGCCATCGGAGCGGTTGCACCAGCTGATTTCAGTAAAGTACTATCTGCCTATAAATTGCAGGATGCAATTCGTACATATGGGCATCTCGCGGCAGATATTTATCCGCTTAACGATCGTCCAAAGGATTCGACACGAATTGAAGCTTCTTATTATGGATTGACGGATAATGACTTGCGGGCAATGCCAGCATCTCTATTCTTTATTACAACTCCGCCAAATGTAGCACACGGCCTTGATGCCGTTAACTATTTGAAATCATTGTACACCGGAAAAATTGCTTATGAGTTTGATCATGTCATTGATGAAGAAGAAAGAAATTGGATTCAAGCGAAGATTGAGAGTGGCAATGTATCTACTCAACTATCTGTAGACGACAAAAAAGCTTTGCTCGAAAGATTGACAAAAATTGAAGGCTTCGAGAAATTCATTCACCGTACATTCGTTGGTGCAAAACGCTTCTCTATCGAAGGATTAGATACTCTCGTTGTCTTCCTAGATGAACTTGTTCGTCGTTCTGAAGAAGAGAAGATGACAAAAGTATTAATTGGAATGGCTCACCGTGGCCGTTTGAATGTACTCACACATATTTTAAATAAGCCATATGAAATGATGTTCGCACAATTTGCAGGTGTTCCAGATGCTCCATTCATGCCAACGGACGGTTCACTTGAAGTGACGCGTGGTTGGTTTGGAGATGTGAAATACCATATGGGTGCACTTTACAATGGGGAAACAGGTATGCAACGTTATCTTGCCTATAACCCATCCCACTTGGAAGTTGTCAATCCAATTATTACGGGTCAAACGAGAGCCGCGCAGGAAAATACAGCTCAAACGGGGATTCCAAAGCAAAATACGGAAACTGCTTATGCCGTACTCATTCATGGAGATGCAGCATTCCCAGGACAAGGAATAGTTCCTGAAACATTTAACTATAGCCGTGTACGCGGATTTAAAACAGGTGGATCCATTCATGTCATTGCCAACAATATGATTGGCTTTACGACAGAATATTATGATTCAAGGTCTACATACTATTCTTCAGACGCAGCAAAGGGCTATGAAGTACCGATTTTACACGTCAATGCAGACAGTCCGGAATCAGTCATTGCAACAGCGGCATTTGCATTTGAATACCGTCAAAAGTTTGGCAAAGATATATTAATAGACCTTCTCGGCTATCGCCGTTATGGGCATAATGAAATGGATGAGCCACTCGTTACTAATCCTGTCACGTACCATTCTGTTCATGAGCATCCAACGGTTCGTTCTTTATACGGAGCAGAGCTTGTAGAGGCTAACGTACTAACAGAAGAAGATGTGATAGCACTAGATGCTAAAGTAATCGCAACGATGCAAACAGCATATGACAAAGTGAAAGAGCCGTCTGCTCAAACAGAAGCGTTGTCAAATGCGACACCAGAAGAAGTGCTGGCCGGTTATCCAAGAGATTTAGAAACTGGTGCAGACGAATCTAGGCTTCGTCGTATTAACGAAGAGCTTTTGGCATATCCAGAAGGCTTCAATGTGTTCGGTAAATTGACACGCATCTTAAAACGCCGTGAAGACCCGTTCAATGGCAAAGGGAAAATTGATTGGGCACATGCCGAAACACTGGCTTTTGGTGCTATTCTCCAAGATGGAAACCCGATTCGTATGACTGGTCAGGATGTCCAACGTGGAACATTTGCCCATCGCCATCTTGTTCTTCATGATGAAAAAACTGGTGAAGAGCTTGTTCCTTTGCATCATATTAGCGGTGCTAATGCATCGTTTGTCGCTTACAATAGTCCATTAACAGAAGCTGCAATTGTTGGTTATGAATTTGGTTATAACTTAGAGGATCCAAAAACATTGTCGGTTTGGGAGGCACAATTCGGTGATTTTGCCAACATGGCACAAGTGATGTTCGACCAATTCGTTTCGTCTAGTTATTCGAAATGGGGTCAACAGTCTGGACTCGTATTGCTATTGCCGCATGCATCAGAAGGGCAAGGTCCTGAGCACTCAAGTGCAAGACTCGAACGCTTCTTACAGCTTTGTGCGGAAAATAACTGGACTGTTGCAAACCTTTCAAGTGCTGCGAACTATTACCATATTCTTCGCAGACAAGCTAAAATGCTTGGCGAAAAATCTATGCGTCCACTCGTTATTGTGTCGCCTAAATCTTTACTCCGCCATCCACTTGTTGGTGCGGATGTGAGCGATTTAACTGCTGGCCATTTCCAAACTGTTCTTGAACAGCCTGGAACAGGCAAGAAGGCGACGAAGGTTGAGAAGATTTTATTCGCAAGTGGGAAAGTAGCGATTGATCTTGCTGAACGTATTAAGGATGGAAAAGGCTTTGATCACTTGCATATCGTTCGTGTGGAACAGCTTTACCCGTTCCCATCCGATAAAATTGCGGACATCATTTCCCGTTATCCGAATGCAAAAGAATTAGTTTGGGTACAAGAAGAGCCGAAAAATATGGGATCTTGGAAATTTGCATTTTCTTATATTAAGGACCTTGCTGGCGATAAAGATATTTCTTACGTCGGGCGCGTTCATCGTGCTAGTCCATCAGAAGGTGACGGAGAATCTTATAAAATTGAACAAGCACGTATTCTTGATGAAGCATTGAAAAAGTAATTATATGAAATAGATAATTAGAAAAAAACAGCTTTACGCCTTTTTAAGGTAGATTAGAGGAGGAATTTATTGTGGCAGAGATAATAGTACCAGAACTGGCAGAATCGATTACAGAAGGAAGCATTGCACAATGGTTGAAAAAACCAGGTGACACTGTTGAAAAAGGTGAATTCATCGTTGAACTTGAAACAGACAAAGTAAACGTTGAAGTGATTTCAGAAGAGGCCGGTGTCGTTCAAGAACTTCTTGCAGCAGAAGGCGATACAGTTCAAGTTGGTCAAGTTATCGCAATTGTTGGCGCAGGATCTGGCGCACCAGCAGCAACACCTGTAGCAACACCTGTTGAAGCGCCAGTAACACCAGCAGCACCAGTTGCAGCTGTGGCAGTTGAAGAAGATGCAACTGCATCTGACCGCACAATCGCAAGCCCGGCAGCTCGTAAAATGGCACGCGAAAAAGGAATCGACCTTGCAGCTGTTTCACCAGTAGATCCAATGGGACGGGTTCGTGTACAGGATGTAGAAGCACACGGTACTGCTCCAAAAGCACAGCCTGTGGCAGCTCCAGCACCGTCTGTTGCAACTCAAGACGATGGTCGTGTTACACGCGAAAAAATGACTCGCCGTCGCCAAACAATTGCTAAACGTCTATTGGAAGTTAAACAATCGACAGCAATGCTAACAACGTTTAACGAAATCGACATGACAAATGTGATGGCACTTCGTTCACGTAAGAAGGACCAATTCTTCGAACAAAACGATGTTCGTCTTGGATTTATGTCATTCTTTACAAAAGCAGTTGTTGCAGCACTTAAGAAATATCCATACGTCAACGCGGAAATCGATGGCGACGAAATCATTTTGAAAAACTTCTTTGACATCGGTGTAGCAATCTCAACAGATGGCGGACTTGTCGTGCCAAACGTGGTAGACGCAGACCGTAAAAACTTCGCTGAAATCGAAGGAACAATTGTCGAACTTGCGAAAAAAGCACGCGATAACAAATTGACAATGGCAGACATGACAGGCGGTTCATTCACAATTACAAACGGTGGTGTATTCGGTTCATTGATGTCAACGCCAATTATGAATGGTGCGCAAGTCGGAATCCTTGGCATGCACACAATCCAAAGACGTCCAGTAGCAATCGGAGATAATATCGAAATCCGTCCAATGATGTATGTGGCACTTTCTTATGACCACCGCGTCATCGATGGGAAAGATTCTGTTGGCTTCTTAAAAATGGTTAAAGAATTAATCGAAAATCCTGAAGATCTTCTTCTTGGTTCTTAATAACTTTTAGGCATATAGTAGGCCTTAATCTAATCGGCCCGCTTTCGTTGCGGGTCGTTTTTTTCTTATTTATTTTAACTGAAAGGCGTGATGAACAATGACATTCAAAGATTGGACAACTGCTCCGGCAATTCGAACAGTCGTCTGCAAACATGCAGATGCTGCAAAATATGTCGTGAATAATGTATTAACTCCAGGTAAAGAATACGAAGTGAAAAACGAAACAGAAGAATTTATTTTCGTTTTGGATAACACAGGCAAAGTCGGCGGCTATTACAAAACTTATTTTGAATAAACCGAAAAGCCCGATACAACTGTATCGGGCTTTTCATAAGGAGGAAATTTTTTAGATGAATGCATTAATAGAAAAAGAACATGCACGTCGATCAGAGGAAAATCATGAGTCAGCTGCGCAGCTGTTAATCCAACAAGGTGGCTATGTCTCGCCTGACGCTCATCTGTGGGAGGATGTACTTGTTGCACTTTCCTTGAAAAAACCTGTGTTATTAAAAGGACCTTCAGGTTCTGGAAAGACAAAACTAGCACAAACCATCTCGCATTATTTTCAGCAACCGATGCAAAGCGTCAACTGTTCTGTCGATCTCGATGCCGAATCATTGCTTGGTTTCAAAACAATCATTAGCAAAGACGGGGAGACTGTTATCGAATTCGTTGAAGGTCCTGTTGTCCAAGCAATGAAAAAAGGGCATATTTTATATATTGATGAAATTAATATGGCAAGACCAGAAACATTGCCGATTCTTCACAGCGTGCTTGACCATCGCCGGATGTTAACGAATCCATTTACAGGTGAAGTCATTTACGCACATGAAAACTTTACTGTTATCTCAGCGATTAATGAAGGATATGTGGGAACATCCCCAATGAATGAAGCATTGAAAAACCGTTTTGTGTCGTTCACAGTTCCTTATTTGACAGGAGAACAATTGAAAACGGTCATGATAGATACTTATCCAACCGCCCCACAACAACTTGTTGAGACATTTTTTCAGATTGGCAATGATTTAAAAAAACAAGTGATGAACGGGTTGTTATCTGATGAAGCCGCATCTGTTCGAAGTCTACTTGATGCAATGGGGCTCGCCGAACATATCCCTGTGAAACGTGCAGTTCTGTATGCCATTGCGGAAAAGCTAGATGATAAAATTGAACGAAGGCTGGTTATGGAATTAGTGGATACTTGGGTGAAATGAGGCGATTGCGATGGTGAAGATGAATCGAACCATTCAATTTAATGATGAAACGGTTGATGCCAAGACGCTTTTACTGTACGAGCGATTGGGAAGAGCGCTTGCAGATGCACCCTTTCTTGAGTTAACTGAACGGAAATTACTTGAATTTCGTCCGCAGGAAGGCATTATTTCGATGAGTGTTTTTTGGCGCCATCGAACGGAAGAAGTGATTCATGCAGGCAGGCTTTCTGATATTTATTTATTGACAGTGGGGTATTGGAAACGGTTCGATGTTCGCACTTGGCTTACATTTTCAGATCAATATTGCTCGCACCCACTCAGGAAATTTGCGATGGAGCTTTTATTGTTGCTGGAGGAATTTCGACTCATTGATGCGATTACGAAAGAGAGACCAGGAACAGCAACTTCATTTGATATTAGAAGGGAAGCCTATGTGAGTTTCCATCATAATATGCTGTCTTCAAATTTACAAAAAAGCTTTTTTGCTGACGCGATGATGAATCAGTTATTTGTTTCGCTTCACGAAGGAATGTTTGCCAATACATCTATTGACTGGGGAGTCATTGATATTGGGCTTATCCAATCTGTTTTACAGCATACTTACGATGTGAAAAATACGCAAGAAAATACGTTTATTGCCAGCAGGATTGTTGGGATTATCGAAAGAT
Proteins encoded:
- a CDS encoding DUF6501 family protein; the encoded protein is MTFKDWTTAPAIRTVVCKHADAAKYVVNNVLTPGKEYEVKNETEEFIFVLDNTGKVGGYYKTYFE
- the odhB gene encoding 2-oxoglutarate dehydrogenase complex dihydrolipoyllysine-residue succinyltransferase, with amino-acid sequence MAEIIVPELAESITEGSIAQWLKKPGDTVEKGEFIVELETDKVNVEVISEEAGVVQELLAAEGDTVQVGQVIAIVGAGSGAPAATPVATPVEAPVTPAAPVAAVAVEEDATASDRTIASPAARKMAREKGIDLAAVSPVDPMGRVRVQDVEAHGTAPKAQPVAAPAPSVATQDDGRVTREKMTRRRQTIAKRLLEVKQSTAMLTTFNEIDMTNVMALRSRKKDQFFEQNDVRLGFMSFFTKAVVAALKKYPYVNAEIDGDEIILKNFFDIGVAISTDGGLVVPNVVDADRKNFAEIEGTIVELAKKARDNKLTMADMTGGSFTITNGGVFGSLMSTPIMNGAQVGILGMHTIQRRPVAIGDNIEIRPMMYVALSYDHRVIDGKDSVGFLKMVKELIENPEDLLLGS
- a CDS encoding 2-oxoglutarate dehydrogenase E1 component produces the protein MSNNVDYHRSPYAVFSGPNLGYVMEMYEVFKVSPESVDAELADMFRRFGAPIIDEGKQTEAIGAVAPADFSKVLSAYKLQDAIRTYGHLAADIYPLNDRPKDSTRIEASYYGLTDNDLRAMPASLFFITTPPNVAHGLDAVNYLKSLYTGKIAYEFDHVIDEEERNWIQAKIESGNVSTQLSVDDKKALLERLTKIEGFEKFIHRTFVGAKRFSIEGLDTLVVFLDELVRRSEEEKMTKVLIGMAHRGRLNVLTHILNKPYEMMFAQFAGVPDAPFMPTDGSLEVTRGWFGDVKYHMGALYNGETGMQRYLAYNPSHLEVVNPIITGQTRAAQENTAQTGIPKQNTETAYAVLIHGDAAFPGQGIVPETFNYSRVRGFKTGGSIHVIANNMIGFTTEYYDSRSTYYSSDAAKGYEVPILHVNADSPESVIATAAFAFEYRQKFGKDILIDLLGYRRYGHNEMDEPLVTNPVTYHSVHEHPTVRSLYGAELVEANVLTEEDVIALDAKVIATMQTAYDKVKEPSAQTEALSNATPEEVLAGYPRDLETGADESRLRRINEELLAYPEGFNVFGKLTRILKRREDPFNGKGKIDWAHAETLAFGAILQDGNPIRMTGQDVQRGTFAHRHLVLHDEKTGEELVPLHHISGANASFVAYNSPLTEAAIVGYEFGYNLEDPKTLSVWEAQFGDFANMAQVMFDQFVSSSYSKWGQQSGLVLLLPHASEGQGPEHSSARLERFLQLCAENNWTVANLSSAANYYHILRRQAKMLGEKSMRPLVIVSPKSLLRHPLVGADVSDLTAGHFQTVLEQPGTGKKATKVEKILFASGKVAIDLAERIKDGKGFDHLHIVRVEQLYPFPSDKIADIISRYPNAKELVWVQEEPKNMGSWKFAFSYIKDLAGDKDISYVGRVHRASPSEGDGESYKIEQARILDEALKK
- a CDS encoding AAA family ATPase; this encodes MNALIEKEHARRSEENHESAAQLLIQQGGYVSPDAHLWEDVLVALSLKKPVLLKGPSGSGKTKLAQTISHYFQQPMQSVNCSVDLDAESLLGFKTIISKDGETVIEFVEGPVVQAMKKGHILYIDEINMARPETLPILHSVLDHRRMLTNPFTGEVIYAHENFTVISAINEGYVGTSPMNEALKNRFVSFTVPYLTGEQLKTVMIDTYPTAPQQLVETFFQIGNDLKKQVMNGLLSDEAASVRSLLDAMGLAEHIPVKRAVLYAIAEKLDDKIERRLVMELVDTWVK